One region of Candidatus Omnitrophota bacterium genomic DNA includes:
- the gatB gene encoding Asp-tRNA(Asn)/Glu-tRNA(Gln) amidotransferase subunit GatB, which produces MAYEPVIGLEVHVQLKTVSKMFCGCTTEFGGAPNTHTCPVCLGFPGVLPVLNRRALVEAIRVALAVGCKVSDKVKFHRKNYFYPDLPKDYQISQYDEPLSENGRLNIKINGGEKTIKIKRVHMEEDAGKLIHEEGGDSSFVDFNRSGMPLLEIVSEPDINSPEEAYMYLTDLKLLLRYLGVSDCDMEKGSLRCDANISIRKKGGTGLGTKAEVKNMNSFKAVKSALEFEFERQSKCLEAGERIIQETRLWDPDKGITVSMRSKEEAHDYRYFPEPDLVPFALEAAMVENERKDLPELPEARKARFIAALSLTEYDAEVLTQDKDTADYFEECVKFYNKPKIVSNWLMGDVSGYLNAKNLSVRGSKLKPQALAGLLKEVDSGKISGKMAKDIVIEMLDTGKDASAIISEKGLAQISDTGELEKFAEEAIAENAKTAEDFLNGKDNALMFLVGQVMKKTKGKANPAVVNKILRDKLSKKQ; this is translated from the coding sequence ATGGCGTACGAACCCGTCATAGGACTTGAGGTCCACGTCCAGCTTAAGACCGTATCAAAGATGTTCTGCGGCTGCACGACTGAGTTCGGCGGCGCGCCGAACACCCATACTTGCCCTGTCTGCCTTGGTTTTCCCGGGGTCCTGCCGGTATTGAACCGCCGCGCGCTGGTCGAGGCGATAAGGGTCGCCCTTGCCGTCGGCTGCAAAGTATCGGACAAGGTGAAATTCCACAGGAAGAACTATTTCTACCCGGACCTGCCGAAGGATTACCAGATATCGCAATACGACGAGCCGCTTTCGGAGAACGGTCGATTAAATATAAAGATCAACGGCGGGGAGAAGACAATAAAGATAAAAAGGGTGCATATGGAAGAGGACGCGGGAAAGCTCATCCATGAAGAGGGCGGCGATTCAAGTTTTGTCGATTTCAACCGCTCCGGGATGCCGCTCCTCGAGATAGTGAGCGAGCCGGATATAAATTCCCCGGAAGAAGCGTACATGTACCTGACCGACCTGAAGCTGCTCCTGCGTTACCTTGGGGTATCGGACTGCGACATGGAGAAGGGCAGCCTGCGCTGCGACGCCAACATATCGATCAGGAAAAAAGGCGGGACCGGGCTCGGCACCAAGGCCGAGGTAAAGAACATGAATTCGTTCAAGGCCGTGAAATCCGCTCTCGAGTTTGAATTCGAAAGGCAATCCAAATGCCTGGAGGCCGGCGAAAGGATAATCCAGGAGACGCGCCTCTGGGACCCGGATAAAGGGATAACCGTATCGATGCGCTCGAAAGAGGAAGCGCACGATTACAGGTATTTCCCCGAGCCGGACCTTGTCCCTTTCGCGCTCGAGGCGGCGATGGTGGAAAATGAAAGAAAAGATCTCCCGGAACTGCCCGAAGCGAGGAAGGCGAGGTTCATCGCCGCGTTAAGCCTGACCGAATATGACGCGGAGGTCCTGACCCAGGATAAAGATACCGCCGATTATTTCGAGGAATGCGTTAAATTTTATAATAAGCCGAAGATCGTCTCGAACTGGCTGATGGGCGACGTCTCGGGATACCTGAACGCCAAGAATTTATCTGTCAGGGGTTCGAAACTTAAGCCGCAGGCGCTTGCCGGCCTTTTGAAAGAAGTCGATTCGGGAAAGATAAGCGGCAAGATGGCGAAAGACATCGTAATCGAGATGCTCGATACCGGTAAGGACGCGTCCGCCATAATTTCGGAGAAGGGACTCGCCCAGATCTCCGACACCGGAGAGCTCGAGAAGTTCGCCGAAGAGGCGATAGCGGAGAACGCGAAGACCGCGGAAGATTTCCTGAACGGCAAGGATAACGCGCTCATGTTCCTCGTCGGGCAGGTGATGAAGAAGACCAAGGGGAAGGCCAATCCCGCGGTCGTGAACAAGATATTAAGGGATAAACTTTCTAAAAAACAATAA
- the gatC gene encoding Asp-tRNA(Asn)/Glu-tRNA(Gln) amidotransferase subunit GatC: protein MSEMEEKVRYVARLARIKLTDEEVGLFSRQLDGILGYVDKLNKKLDIQKETPPMSHPHEASNSFRADEVKPSLPPEKVLANAPQKKGDFFKVPRIIEE from the coding sequence ATGAGTGAAATGGAAGAGAAGGTAAGATATGTCGCGCGGTTGGCGAGGATAAAATTGACCGATGAAGAGGTCGGTTTATTCTCGCGCCAGCTGGACGGGATACTCGGTTATGTCGACAAGCTGAACAAGAAGCTTGACATACAGAAGGAAACCCCGCCGATGAGCCACCCGCACGAAGCTTCGAACAGCTTTAGGGCTGACGAGGTGAAACCGTCGCTTCCGCCCGAAAAAGTGCTTGCGAACGCCCCCCAGAAGAAAGGTGATTTCTTCAAGGTCCCGAGGATAATAGAAGAATAA
- the gatA gene encoding Asp-tRNA(Asn)/Glu-tRNA(Gln) amidotransferase subunit GatA, with protein sequence MDNLYSLTAGELLGLLDKKTIKPEEIIESVYSRAQSVDKKIKGYLNLDREKALSRAKSLPSSGKLKGIPVAVKDNICVEGELTTCASKILRGFKPPYNATVIEKLKSEGAVIFGKTNMDEFAFGSSCENSSYFPTLNPWDTARIPGGSSGGSAAVVSADEAVMAIGSDTGGSIRQPASLCGVVGMKPTYGRVSRYGLIAFASSLDQIGPLTKDIKDAALLLGVIAGFDEKDSTSVNVPVPDYASYLKNDVKGVKIGIPKEYFVEGMDKEVEASVREAIALLKGKGAQIVDVSLPHTEYAVAVYYILATAEASSNLARFDGVQYGYRCEDPANLLDMYERTRGEGFGAEAKRRIILGTYVLSSGYYDAYYLKAQKVRMLIKNDFEQVFKSGCDCILTPTSPTPAFKVGERSADPLSMYLSDIFTISVNLAGVPALSMPCGFTKSGLPIGMQLIGNFFEEGKIFNAAYAYESNTDWHKRSPKL encoded by the coding sequence ATGGATAATCTTTATTCCCTCACGGCAGGCGAACTCCTGGGCCTGCTGGATAAGAAGACTATAAAGCCCGAAGAGATAATCGAATCGGTATATTCCCGCGCGCAGTCCGTCGACAAGAAGATAAAAGGCTACCTCAATCTCGACAGGGAGAAGGCCTTAAGCCGGGCGAAGAGCCTTCCGTCTTCCGGAAAATTGAAAGGTATCCCGGTCGCCGTCAAAGACAATATCTGCGTCGAGGGCGAGCTTACTACCTGCGCCTCGAAGATACTCCGCGGTTTCAAGCCCCCGTATAACGCGACTGTCATCGAGAAATTAAAGTCCGAAGGCGCGGTGATCTTCGGCAAAACGAATATGGACGAATTCGCGTTCGGTTCTTCCTGCGAGAACTCCTCGTATTTCCCGACATTGAACCCGTGGGATACCGCGAGGATACCCGGCGGCTCAAGCGGCGGATCGGCGGCGGTCGTATCGGCCGACGAGGCGGTAATGGCGATAGGTTCGGATACCGGCGGCTCGATAAGGCAGCCCGCTTCTTTATGCGGCGTCGTCGGGATGAAACCGACATACGGAAGGGTATCGCGATACGGCCTTATCGCGTTCGCCTCAAGCCTCGACCAGATCGGCCCTCTTACGAAGGATATCAAAGACGCGGCGCTGTTGTTGGGCGTAATAGCCGGTTTCGACGAAAAAGATTCAACATCGGTAAATGTTCCCGTCCCTGATTATGCGTCTTATCTCAAAAATGACGTAAAAGGCGTGAAGATAGGCATACCTAAAGAATATTTCGTGGAAGGGATGGATAAAGAGGTCGAGGCCTCGGTCAGGGAAGCGATAGCCCTCCTTAAAGGCAAAGGCGCGCAGATCGTCGACGTATCCCTGCCGCATACCGAATATGCCGTAGCGGTATATTATATACTCGCGACCGCGGAGGCATCGTCCAATCTCGCGCGTTTTGACGGGGTGCAATACGGTTATCGCTGCGAGGATCCCGCAAACCTCCTTGATATGTATGAGAGGACGCGGGGTGAAGGTTTCGGCGCGGAAGCTAAGAGGAGGATAATACTCGGCACATACGTCCTGTCGAGCGGATATTATGACGCTTATTATCTCAAGGCGCAAAAAGTCCGCATGCTTATAAAGAACGATTTTGAGCAGGTCTTCAAGAGCGGCTGCGACTGCATATTGACGCCGACTTCACCGACGCCGGCGTTCAAGGTAGGGGAAAGGTCCGCGGACCCGCTTTCGATGTACCTCTCGGACATATTTACGATATCGGTAAACCTCGCCGGCGTCCCGGCGTTATCCATGCCGTGCGGATTCACGAAGAGCGGCCTGCCGATAGGGATGCAGCTCATCGGGAATTTCTTCGAGGAAGGGAAGATATTCAACGCGGCCTACGCTTACGAGAGCAATACCGACTGGCACAAGAGGAGCCCTAAACTTTAA
- a CDS encoding polymer-forming cytoskeletal protein, whose translation MLGKGRKAEEKVLDVDASMQGTMSFKDPVNLQINGRFEGTLDTKGTLTIGEKAFVSANIVGDEITIAGRVTGEVVAKKSLKLISPARVDGNIKTPLLEISKGAVLNGNCQMVSGGRASSQAAAELMEVEEVARYLEVDSSVVRDWAVSGKLPAIREGDRLHFDKTKIDEWIASERIK comes from the coding sequence ATGCTCGGCAAAGGAAGGAAAGCGGAAGAGAAGGTATTGGATGTCGATGCCAGCATGCAGGGAACGATGTCTTTCAAGGACCCGGTGAATTTGCAGATAAACGGGAGGTTTGAAGGCACGCTTGACACGAAGGGAACGCTTACCATCGGAGAGAAGGCATTCGTAAGCGCGAACATAGTCGGAGACGAGATAACCATTGCGGGCAGGGTGACCGGCGAAGTGGTCGCGAAAAAATCCCTTAAGCTCATCTCCCCGGCGCGCGTCGACGGGAACATAAAGACGCCGCTCCTGGAGATAAGCAAGGGAGCCGTCCTGAACGGCAATTGCCAGATGGTCTCCGGAGGAAGGGCCTCGTCGCAGGCTGCGGCCGAATTGATGGAAGTGGAGGAGGTCGCCAGGTACCTCGAGGTCGATTCGTCGGTGGTCAGGGATTGGGCGGTCAGCGGAAAATTGCCCGCGATAAGGGAAGGTGACAGGCTGCATTTTGATAAAACCAAGATAGATGAGTGGATCGCATCGGAACGAATTAAATAA
- a CDS encoding helix-turn-helix domain-containing protein — MSGSHRNELNKAFNAPAEQEKLISLHDAADILELSEEELRRFVAEGKIPAYRIGGEYLRFRKSQVEALRSRIRILKHQSVPILDIRPAQREEKKAGYSIFDRIRDFVYFNDFYILAFILIVLLVAFILLRR, encoded by the coding sequence ATGAGTGGATCGCATCGGAACGAATTAAATAAGGCATTCAACGCTCCGGCCGAACAGGAGAAGCTTATAAGCCTCCATGACGCCGCGGATATCCTTGAGTTGAGCGAGGAGGAACTGCGGCGTTTCGTCGCCGAAGGGAAGATCCCCGCTTACAGGATCGGCGGCGAATACCTGAGGTTCAGGAAGAGCCAAGTCGAGGCCTTGCGCAGCAGGATACGCATACTGAAGCACCAGTCGGTCCCGATACTCGACATCAGGCCGGCGCAGAGGGAAGAGAAGAAGGCCGGGTACTCGATATTCGACAGGATAAGGGATTTCGTATATTTTAACGATTTCTATATCCTCGCGTTCATTTTGATCGTCCTTTTAGTGGCGTTCATTCTCCTGAGAAGATAG
- a CDS encoding S41 family peptidase, producing MRKIKFAVWLLAVFLTLSTLLSEASTDTAREQAPQKAAPVAGKSQTAPAVKAAPEKEEDIYKQLELFSDTLSIVRSEYVDDVKTKTLIYGALKGMVQSLDKFSEFMDPESYAEMKVETEGEFGGIGIEIAIKDDLLTVIAPIDDTPAFKAGVKAGDRIVKIDKDITRGITLVEAVKKLRGKPGTPVTITVLRESESKVLDFSITRDTIKVKSIKNPRILEDKIGYIKLSIFQERSARDLEDALVELEKQGMDSLILDLRNDPGGLLNVAAEVSGKFLPAGEMIVYTKGRNDKQEMEFRAKNKKPRTDYPMVVLVDQGSASGSEIVAGALQDHRRAVLVGMKTFGKGSVQTVIPLSDGSAIRLTTSKYYTPNGRSIHGQGIIPDIVVEFKPVKKEAAPKEDPAEVFEKLEEKPGKPSEKKEVYDNQLQTAVDAIKTMRIYKSSVVKK from the coding sequence ATGCGTAAGATCAAGTTTGCAGTCTGGCTTTTGGCGGTATTTTTAACGCTTTCGACCCTACTTTCCGAGGCGTCGACGGATACCGCCAGGGAACAGGCGCCGCAAAAGGCCGCGCCTGTGGCGGGAAAGAGCCAGACCGCCCCGGCGGTCAAGGCCGCGCCCGAGAAGGAAGAGGACATTTATAAACAACTCGAGCTTTTCTCCGACACACTTTCTATCGTCCGCTCCGAATATGTCGATGACGTCAAGACGAAGACCCTGATATACGGGGCGCTCAAGGGAATGGTCCAGTCACTCGACAAATTCAGCGAATTTATGGACCCGGAGTCTTATGCAGAGATGAAGGTCGAGACCGAGGGGGAATTCGGCGGGATAGGCATCGAGATAGCCATCAAGGATGACCTGCTTACGGTCATCGCGCCGATAGACGATACCCCGGCTTTCAAGGCGGGCGTAAAGGCCGGCGACAGGATAGTGAAGATAGATAAAGACATAACGCGCGGCATCACCCTGGTCGAGGCAGTGAAAAAGCTCCGCGGGAAACCGGGGACGCCAGTCACGATAACGGTCCTGCGCGAGAGCGAGAGCAAGGTCCTCGATTTCTCGATAACAAGGGATACCATCAAGGTGAAGTCGATAAAGAACCCGAGGATATTGGAAGATAAGATAGGATACATCAAGCTCAGCATATTCCAGGAGCGTTCGGCCAGGGACCTCGAGGACGCGCTGGTCGAACTCGAGAAACAGGGAATGGACAGCCTTATCCTTGACCTGAGGAACGACCCGGGCGGGCTTTTAAATGTCGCCGCCGAGGTCTCGGGCAAATTCCTCCCTGCCGGAGAGATGATAGTATATACCAAAGGCCGCAATGACAAGCAGGAGATGGAATTCCGCGCCAAAAATAAGAAACCAAGGACCGATTACCCGATGGTGGTCCTTGTCGATCAGGGTTCCGCCTCCGGCTCGGAGATAGTCGCCGGGGCTTTACAGGACCACAGGCGCGCCGTATTGGTGGGGATGAAGACTTTCGGAAAGGGATCGGTCCAGACCGTTATACCGCTTTCCGACGGCTCGGCTATACGGCTTACCACGAGCAAATATTATACACCTAACGGCCGTTCCATCCACGGACAGGGCATCATACCCGATATAGTAGTGGAATTCAAGCCGGTCAAGAAGGAGGCCGCTCCTAAGGAGGATCCCGCCGAGGTCTTCGAGAAACTTGAGGAAAAGCCCGGGAAGCCTTCGGAGAAGAAAGAGGTATATGACAACCAGCTCCAGACCGCAGTGGACGCGATAAAGACGATGAGGATATACAAGTCCTCCGTTGTTAAAAAATGA
- a CDS encoding MgtC/SapB family protein produces the protein MGLSEYDMIIRLCLAAILSGFIGYEREVHGRLAGLRTHILVGIGSTLIMLTSMHIFDIYRGVATPDPARIAAQVVSGIGFLGAGTIIRFKASVRGLTTAASLWTVAGLGLAVGAGLFIAATVTTILALVALFFLNRLERVMIRRDWYKFLEIDTKAGASQLQEIRSVLSEYDAEIKDFDVKRSSSSEDLIIKINVKLLTNEFDSEILSKIRELDGVKRAGWSSSVDS, from the coding sequence ATGGGACTTAGCGAATATGATATGATAATCAGGCTGTGCCTGGCCGCGATATTAAGCGGGTTTATAGGATACGAGCGCGAGGTCCACGGGAGGCTGGCCGGCCTGAGGACACATATCCTCGTAGGTATCGGCTCGACCCTCATAATGCTTACTTCGATGCATATATTTGATATATACAGGGGAGTGGCGACCCCCGACCCTGCCCGCATCGCGGCGCAGGTCGTTAGCGGTATAGGTTTTCTCGGAGCCGGCACGATAATAAGGTTTAAGGCCTCGGTCCGCGGCCTTACGACCGCGGCAAGCCTCTGGACCGTCGCGGGCCTCGGCCTCGCGGTCGGCGCGGGCTTATTTATAGCGGCTACCGTTACGACGATCCTGGCGTTAGTGGCCCTCTTCTTCCTTAACAGGCTGGAGAGGGTAATGATAAGGAGGGATTGGTATAAGTTCCTCGAGATAGACACAAAGGCCGGCGCCTCTCAGCTCCAGGAGATACGGTCGGTCCTTTCCGAGTATGACGCGGAGATAAAAGATTTCGACGTGAAAAGATCCTCGTCTTCCGAGGACCTCATCATAAAGATCAATGTCAAGCTTTTGACCAACGAATTCGATAGCGAGATATTGTCCAAGATTCGCGAACTGGACGGGGTCAAGAGAGCGGGTTGGTCGTCGTCGGTCGATTCATAA
- a CDS encoding divergent polysaccharide deacetylase family protein — translation MSRINIRNIIVVIAAVICAAFLFNAARDLFHDRTIERILNAELAAGKVSNKDMVGKVKHVYLEKRYWVPDSFSFDDFERRLGKSLDKAGFKLLPVSRTVKESAVKAAVPGGSRAPAGAKKELREEASFLIAERPSSNPVFRLTLIHRVPAIPAPPAPKPPVIPAPPGVKPSPVTPRPKLAIVLDDWGYNTKNLDTLLQLDMPLTVSVLPDLPYSTLIAQKAKERGFEVILHMPMEPKAKMRLELMTLRTDMSEKEIQAGFSKALQTVPGADGVNNHEGSKATEDRKFMRVVFGELKKNNMFFLDSLVTNYSACERVAKETGVRFVKRSVFLDNESDPAYIKKQVEKAMALAIKSGAAVAIGHDRPNTIAVLKEMIPVIASKGIEMVYVSNLAR, via the coding sequence ATGAGCAGGATAAACATCCGCAATATTATAGTTGTCATAGCGGCGGTTATATGCGCTGCTTTCCTGTTCAATGCGGCCAGGGACCTGTTTCACGACAGGACTATCGAGCGCATCCTGAATGCCGAACTCGCCGCCGGGAAGGTCTCCAACAAGGACATGGTCGGCAAAGTAAAACATGTCTACCTCGAAAAGAGATACTGGGTCCCGGATTCTTTCTCCTTCGATGATTTCGAAAGGCGTCTCGGTAAGTCACTCGACAAGGCCGGGTTTAAATTATTGCCGGTCTCGAGGACGGTAAAAGAGAGCGCGGTAAAGGCCGCAGTCCCCGGAGGGAGCAGGGCCCCGGCGGGGGCCAAGAAAGAATTAAGGGAAGAGGCGTCTTTCCTGATCGCGGAACGCCCGTCGAGCAACCCCGTATTCCGCCTGACGCTTATCCACAGGGTTCCGGCCATCCCGGCGCCGCCGGCTCCGAAACCCCCGGTCATCCCTGCGCCCCCTGGAGTAAAACCGTCCCCGGTAACTCCGCGTCCGAAGCTGGCTATAGTGCTGGACGACTGGGGATACAACACGAAAAATCTCGACACTCTTCTGCAATTGGACATGCCTCTGACGGTTTCGGTCCTGCCCGACCTGCCGTATTCTACGCTCATCGCGCAAAAAGCGAAAGAGCGCGGCTTCGAGGTGATCCTGCACATGCCCATGGAACCTAAGGCCAAGATGAGGCTTGAGCTGATGACGCTTCGCACCGACATGAGCGAAAAAGAGATACAGGCCGGGTTTTCCAAGGCGCTGCAGACAGTCCCCGGCGCGGACGGGGTCAATAATCACGAGGGATCCAAGGCTACCGAGGACCGTAAGTTCATGAGGGTAGTGTTCGGCGAACTTAAAAAGAATAACATGTTCTTCCTCGACAGCCTCGTTACGAACTATTCCGCTTGCGAGCGGGTCGCGAAAGAGACTGGCGTGAGGTTCGTCAAGAGGTCGGTATTCCTCGATAACGAGAGCGATCCCGCCTATATAAAAAAGCAGGTCGAAAAGGCGATGGCCCTCGCGATAAAGAGCGGCGCCGCGGTAGCGATCGGGCACGACCGCCCTAACACCATAGCCGTTCTGAAAGAGATGATACCGGTCATCGCGAGCAAGGGCATAGAGATGGTATACGTATCGAATTTGGCGAGGTAA
- the tsaD gene encoding tRNA (adenosine(37)-N6)-threonylcarbamoyltransferase complex transferase subunit TsaD — MLVLGIETSCDETGAGVVKDGNRVLSDAVASSLEFHKRYGGVVPEIATRYHLEVIDYVVKDSLRSAGKTLKDIDLVAVTQGPGLVGALLVGISFAKSLSYSLGIPVVGVNHLWAHIYSGLIGRTKVKFPIMGLVVSGGHTSLVLCEDIGKFRLLGQTRDDAVGEAFDKVAKILGLGYPGGPAIEKAALRGDPDAVRFTYPYMGDDSYDFSFSGMKTAVLYHVKGRKLTAAMKADIAASFQKAAVGAIVEKAVSACAEKKIGCLVVGGGVSANRILRDKLTGAGERNGIEVIFPPMRLSLDNGAMIASTGYLLFKNGKRSGLSLTAEPDLGI, encoded by the coding sequence ATGCTTGTCCTCGGCATCGAGACATCTTGCGATGAGACGGGTGCCGGCGTGGTAAAGGACGGCAACAGAGTGCTCTCCGACGCGGTAGCTTCTTCTCTCGAATTCCATAAGAGATACGGCGGTGTAGTACCGGAGATAGCCACGCGCTACCATCTGGAAGTCATCGATTATGTGGTGAAGGATTCGCTCAGATCGGCCGGCAAAACGTTGAAAGATATCGATCTCGTCGCGGTGACACAGGGGCCGGGACTGGTCGGCGCGCTCCTTGTCGGGATATCGTTCGCAAAATCCCTCAGTTATTCCCTCGGTATACCGGTCGTAGGCGTAAACCATCTCTGGGCGCATATCTACTCAGGGCTCATCGGCCGCACCAAGGTCAAATTCCCGATCATGGGCCTTGTCGTTTCCGGAGGCCATACCAGCCTCGTCCTTTGCGAAGATATAGGAAAATTCAGGTTGCTCGGCCAGACGAGGGACGACGCGGTGGGCGAGGCGTTCGACAAGGTCGCAAAGATACTAGGGCTTGGTTATCCGGGCGGGCCGGCGATCGAAAAGGCGGCGCTCCGCGGCGACCCGGACGCAGTCAGGTTTACTTACCCATATATGGGCGATGATTCATACGATTTTAGTTTCAGCGGGATGAAAACTGCGGTATTATATCATGTGAAGGGCCGGAAGCTTACCGCTGCAATGAAAGCGGATATCGCGGCGAGTTTCCAGAAGGCCGCTGTCGGAGCGATCGTCGAAAAAGCCGTATCGGCCTGCGCGGAAAAAAAGATAGGCTGCCTGGTCGTAGGCGGAGGTGTGAGCGCCAACAGGATATTAAGGGACAAACTTACCGGCGCCGGCGAAAGGAACGGGATAGAAGTCATATTCCCGCCGATGCGGCTTTCGCTCGATAATGGCGCGATGATCGCCTCAACGGGTTACCTTTTATTCAAGAACGGGAAGAGGTCGGGACTATCCCTGACCGCTGAACCGGATCTCGGGATCTAG
- the larB gene encoding nickel pincer cofactor biosynthesis protein LarB, which produces MDYSRRSIKKVLSHLKDGRISRGAAFKKFEHFPFHDMGFAKIDFHRAIRKGFPEVIFAPGKKDRDIAEIAKRIIASGNTLLITKASPELYGYLRISIPVLKFNEDARMIYYARKRPRLKKSEVLIVTAGTSDIPVAEEAVLTLELLGNRVGKLYDVGVAGIHRVVGNIPLLKKAKVIIVVAGMEGALASIVGGLVACPVIAVPTSVGYGASFGGLSSLLTMLNSCAPGVCVMNIDNGFGAGYFAGLINK; this is translated from the coding sequence ATGGATTATTCCAGGCGTTCAATAAAAAAAGTACTCTCTCATCTTAAAGACGGCAGGATCTCCCGGGGGGCGGCTTTCAAGAAGTTCGAGCATTTTCCTTTTCACGACATGGGTTTTGCCAAGATAGATTTCCACCGCGCCATCCGCAAAGGTTTCCCCGAAGTCATATTCGCGCCCGGCAAGAAAGACCGCGATATCGCCGAGATAGCGAAACGTATCATCGCCAGCGGGAATACGCTCCTTATCACCAAGGCCTCACCGGAATTATACGGGTATCTTCGTATCTCCATACCCGTCCTGAAGTTCAACGAGGACGCGAGGATGATATATTACGCGAGGAAGCGGCCGCGGCTCAAAAAGAGCGAGGTGCTTATCGTGACCGCCGGCACATCGGATATTCCCGTCGCCGAGGAGGCGGTGTTGACGCTTGAACTCCTCGGGAACCGCGTTGGGAAGCTTTACGATGTCGGGGTCGCGGGCATACACAGGGTGGTCGGCAATATCCCGCTCCTGAAGAAGGCTAAGGTCATAATAGTCGTAGCCGGGATGGAGGGGGCGCTGGCCTCGATAGTCGGCGGGCTTGTCGCCTGCCCGGTCATAGCCGTGCCGACGTCGGTGGGATACGGCGCTTCGTTCGGCGGGCTGTCGTCGCTATTAACGATGCTGAACTCGTGCGCGCCCGGTGTGTGCGTGATGAATATCGATAACGGTTTCGGCGCCGGATATTTCGCGGGGCTTATAAATAAATGA
- the rsmA gene encoding 16S rRNA (adenine(1518)-N(6)/adenine(1519)-N(6))-dimethyltransferase RsmA: MFNTPELKSVLKKYGIVPKKYLGQNYLVDSDVIEDIIEDAKFSETDWVMEIGAGLGALTERLTREVKHVLAIEKDRNTCVALGDILKEFTNVNIACEDFLELDLERALAESPYKVKVIGNLPYYITTPVIEKLLVNRNNFETIFITIQKEVAERICAKPGGKDYGSLSVFVQYYTKPFILLDINRRAFYPEPEVDSSFVELSILQKPSVQANDTEKFFAVVRAGFGQRRKTLLNSLFSSDEIKLDKAGLAELLKKIGIDPNIRAERLSLEEFARISNAL, from the coding sequence TTGTTCAACACCCCCGAATTAAAATCCGTTTTAAAAAAATACGGGATCGTGCCCAAGAAATATCTCGGCCAGAATTACCTGGTTGACAGCGATGTTATCGAAGACATAATAGAAGACGCCAAATTCAGCGAGACGGACTGGGTGATGGAGATAGGCGCCGGATTGGGCGCGCTCACCGAACGCCTTACCCGCGAAGTAAAACACGTCCTCGCGATAGAAAAGGACAGGAACACCTGCGTGGCGCTTGGCGATATACTGAAAGAGTTCACCAACGTAAATATCGCCTGTGAAGATTTCCTGGAACTCGACCTCGAGCGTGCCCTCGCCGAATCGCCTTACAAGGTCAAGGTGATCGGGAACCTCCCGTACTATATCACTACGCCTGTGATCGAAAAATTGCTCGTGAATAGGAATAATTTCGAGACGATATTCATAACCATACAGAAGGAAGTCGCCGAGAGGATATGCGCGAAGCCGGGAGGAAAGGATTACGGCTCGTTGTCGGTATTCGTGCAGTACTATACGAAACCTTTTATATTACTGGACATAAATAGGCGCGCGTTCTATCCCGAGCCCGAGGTCGATTCATCGTTCGTCGAGCTCTCGATACTCCAGAAGCCGTCGGTCCAGGCCAACGATACCGAGAAATTCTTCGCCGTAGTGAGGGCCGGGTTCGGCCAGCGAAGGAAGACCCTGCTCAATTCCCTGTTTTCTAGTGATGAGATAAAACTCGATAAGGCCGGCCTGGCGGAGCTTCTTAAAAAGATCGGCATCGACCCGAATATCAGGGCCGAGAGGCTCTCCCTCGAGGAATTCGCCCGCATCTCCAACGCCCTCTAA